CAATAAGAAATACGATCGCATAAAACAGTCAAACAATTAACAACAATCATCCAAAACACTTTTCACAGTTATGTCAACAGAGATCAAAACCCTCAAACCACAAGCTGTCTGGGAGTACTTCTACGACCTGACACAAATACCCCGACCTACCGGACAGATGGACGAGGTGACCAAGTACGTATTCGACTTCGGTAAGAGGCTTGGTTTGGAGACCGAGCAGGACGAGGTGGGCAATGTCATCATTCGCAAGCCAGCCACACCGGGCATGGAAAACAAACCGATCGTGACCCTCCAATCGCACTTGGATATGGTGCCTCAAAAGAATTCGGACATCGATCATGATTTCACCAAAGACCCCATCGATGCATATATCGACGGAGAGTGGGTGAAAGCTCGAGGCACTACTCTGGGAGCCGATAACGGTATCGGAGTGGCTTATGCCATGGCAGCTATGGCAGACCCAACGCTCAAACATGGTCCGCTGGAAGCTCTTTTCACTATCAACGAAGAAGTGGGAATGGACGGTGCCAATGGTCTCAAGCCCGGGTTCTCTCGTGGTGACATCCTGCTCAATATAGATTCGGAGGAAGAAGGCAAGCTTTTCGTAGGCTGTGCGGGAGGTATTGATGTCAATGTCACGCTCGAATATAAGGAGGAAGAGCTGGTTTCGGACGAAGAAATAGGCGTAAAGATATCTTTGACAGGACTCAAAGGCGGACATTCGGGTGTCGATATTCACCTCGGACGTGCCAATGCCAATAAACTGATGTTCAGATTCTTGAAAGAGGCTGTAGGATTCTATGGTGCTCGCTTGGCATGGGTAGAGGGAGGATCGCTCCGCAATGCTATTCCGCGCGAAGCGTTTGCCGTTATCACCATTCAGGAAGAAGAGGCCGAAGCTGTCTGGGAACTGGTATCCGACTACCAGGATTTGTTCCGTAAGGAATTCAGCGGCATAGAGGAAAACATCAAGTTCGAGGCAAGTCGTATCGAATGTCCCCGAATGATTATTCCCGAAGAGATCCAAGACTGTCTGATCAATGCCGTGGAAGCCTGCGTCAATGGCCCGCAGTCCATGCTCCAAGACTTCCCCGGTACGGTAGAGTCATCATCCAATCTGGCGTTGATCACGGCTAAGGAAGGAGCAATCTCCGTACGTTTCCTGGTGCGTAGCTCTTCCGAATCGCGCAAGATGTGGGTAGCATCGGCCATCGAGAGCGTTTTCTCATTGGCAGGAGCACGAGTGGAATTCGACGCCTCGTACAACGGCTGGCAACCTAATATCCGGTCGCACATTCTCGATGTGATGAGCAAAGTCTTCGAAGAGTATTACGGCCAAAAGCCCGAAGTACAGGTGATGCATGCCGGTCTGGAATGCGGTATCATCCAAGGCGTAATGCCGGATATGGACATGATCTCGGTAGGTCCCGAACTCCAATCGCCGCACTCTCCGGACGAAAGGATTCATATCGAATCCGTAGCTCGCACATGGGAAGTACTGGTAAAAGTACTGGAGCGAGTGTAAGGAGTAGAAGTCGAGTTCGGAGGTATCTGCTATCGTTTTTAGGGATAGGTCTTACGAATTAAAGAGGTGAAACAGAACAATCGGAATTATAATCAAAACAATAACGAAACAGAGATGAAAGCATTTGTATTCCCCGGTCAGGGAGCACAGTTTGTAGGAATGGGAAAAGACCTGTACGAACAGAACCCCGAGGCCAAAGCATATTTTGAAAAAGCCAATGAGATATTAGGCTTTCGCATTACGGACATCCTCTTCAACGGCACGGCAGAGGAGCTGAAACAAACCAAAGTGACCCAGCCGGCGATCTTCCTCCACTCGGTGATTCTGGCCAAGACGATGGGCGAAGACTTCCGTCCCGATATGGTGGCAGGCCACTCGCTCGGAGAGTTTTCGGCATTGGTCGCAGCAGGTGCCATGACCTTCGAAGATGGTCTTCGTCTCGTATCGAAACGTGCCATGGCCATGCAGAAAGCATGCGAAGTACGCCCCTCGACTATGGCGGCTGTACTGGGTCTGCCTGATGAAAAGGTGGAAGAAATCTGTGCCCAAGTGACCGATGAAGTTGTCGTACCGGCCAACTACAACTGCCCGGGACAGATCGTTATATCCGGTTCGGTAGAAGGAGTGGACAGAGCTTGCGAACTGCTCAAGGAAGCCGGAGCCAAGCGTGCTCTTAAGCTCGCTGTCGGTGGAGCATTCCATTCCCCTCTGATGGAACCGGCTCGTGAAGAGCTGGCAAAAGCCATCGAAGAGACTACGATCAGTCAGCCGATCTGCCCCATCTATCAGAACGTAACGGCTTCTGCCGTCACTGATCCGGCAGAGATTAAAAAGAACCTGATAGCACAGCTGACGGCACCGGTTCGCTGGACACAGAGTGTGCTGAATATGACAGCCGATGGTGCCGACCACTTTATGGAGTTAGGCCCCGGAAATGTATTGCAGGGTTTGGTGAAGAAAATTACTCCTGAAGCGACAACGGAAGGACGTCAGTAATCAGGTCTTAAGACCCTTTAAGAGAAACGGTGTGCCGAGATCGCCCAAACAGCGACTCCGGCACACCGCTTTTTTATTGCTCGCAGGCTTATACGACTACCTTTTTCTCCGGATGCTCCTTGTCATTCGTCTTGGAGAAGATAGGCGGTTCGGGTCTATTCGGAAGAGGGAGGCGGAGGATTATTTCCTCCTGCGGGACTTTCGCTTGGCACTGTACTTGCTCTTTTTCTTGGTGCCGGAAGCCGAACTTTTAGTGATTTGCAGCCTCTGACCGGGCTTGACGGAGGAGGACTTCAAGCCGTTTGCCCTCTTAATGGCTGCTACCGTAGTGCCATAACGTTTGGCGATGGACAAGAGCGTCTCACCTTGCTTGACATTATGGAAGATGGCGGTTCGTCCCGATCCTCCCGAGTGTTGTCCGCCTTGCTCAGGGAAATCCGATACCGAAGCCTCCAAGTCGGGGGAATAAAGCGAATCGCGAACCTTGTCCAATTTCTTGATGAAAGCGACGGGAAGGCGTAGTCGGCACAGCTGGGTATTACCGGGGATGATCCCCCTTTTGTATTGAGGGTTGAGCAGTTGCAATTCGTCGTTGCTCACACCGGACAATAGACGAATGCGATCGAAAGATACTTGTCGGGACAGCATGATCGTATCCGTAGCCAAAGGAACGCCTGTCTCTCCGGCACAGATCTCATGTTCGATATGGTAGTGCATGGCATAGTATGCACCGATGAAGAGCGGGATGTAGTTCCGCGTTTCGCGAGGAAGGTAGGGATAGATCTCCCAGAAGTCGGTCTTGCCACCGGACATTCGGATGGCTTTGTTCACATTGCCGAGTCCGCAGTTATAAGCCGCGATGCAGAGGAGCCAGTCGCGATAGAGGTCGTACATGTCCTTGAAGTAGCGGCAGGCAGCCTCTGTACTTTTCTGCAGATCCAGCCGTTCGTCGACGAGGCTGTTTATAGTGAGTCCGTATATCTTGCCCGTAGCCAGCATGAACTGCCAGATACCGGCTGCTCCGGCCGGCGATACTGCCGTAGGGTTGAGAGCCGACTCCACGATGGTCAGGTACTTCAGCTCGATCGGGAGGTTATGACGGTCGAGTGTCTCTTCGATCTGAGGGAAATACAGGTCGGCCAGAGAGAGCATATAGCGGACAAGGCGACGACGTTCCTCGGTGTAGAGCTTGATGCACTGCTTGACGGCAGGGTTGAATTGTATGGGAACAGCCGATGGCAGGGCGGAAAGTCGCCGGATGTACACGGAGTCCGATGTATAAGGACCCGTATCGGAATTGACGCACGGACGCTCGCCACGTTTTGTCTTGGTGGAATATCCTTTATGCCAAGTGCGGAGGAGTCTCTCCAAATCCTTGTCCAAGGAAGAAGAGGGCAGGAGGCGACGGGCTGCATCGCGAAGCTCTTGGGTAGAGTCTGCCGGGGTGTAACGACCTATGGCATAGGACGATCGGACCGGCAGAAAGGCCAGAAAGGCAATGAGGGCAGGGAGGAGGCAGTATTTCATCCGGAGCATAAGGAGAGGTCAAAAAGTGAAACCGCAGCTAACTCCATAACGGAAAAAGCCGGACTTATCGTCTGTGCCCACCATCGGACTGAAATGAAAAGAGAGGTCGGGAGAGATGTTGAAATCGAACAATTCGGCATCCACATAGGCATCCAACATCGTCAGGAAGTAGACGCCGAGGGTAATGATGATACTCAAATCCCTGTTGCGACGGTAGTACTCCGTGCCGCGCTTGAGACGAGCTTTGAGCTGCTCGCTATTGACATAATCGGCAGGATCGGCTCCGTAGGGGAGGAAGTTGTGCCAAGCCGTTTGCGACGGATCGCCGCCCATGAAGTCGGCATAGGCTTTGCGATACTCGGTGTACGTCTTGTTGTTCCACAGGATGGCATAAGTGCATCCGGTGAATGCGCCCCATACGATCGGCAGCTTCCAGTACTTGCGATTGTAGATCTGACCCGACCCCGGCAGGAGGGCCGAGTAGAGGAGTGCACGGGTGGGATTGGGTTTCCACGCCTTGGCTGTCCGGAGGTCTCGGGGGGATGCTGTAGAGGCCGGCGGGGAAAGCGTCTGCACTCGGAGCGTATCGGGGAGCTTCGTGGCCGCCGAATCGGCCGCACTCGCCGCCGGCCGCCCGATACTGTCGGGGACGACGCTCTGTGCCGCTGCCTGAGAAAGACAAAGGCAGAGGAACAAAACGACAATTCTCCAACGACTTCCGGACATGACGGCTACGGTGTGAGGATTAGCGGATACGCTCGAGCAGGGCCATGATTCGCTCCAGCTCTTCTTCCGATGCGAAGGGAATGGTCAGCTTGCCTTTGCCCTTGGCGTCGCAGTCGAGCTTGACTTTCGTCCGGAAGAATCGGGACAACTGCCCCGTGAGCAGGCGGTATTCTTCCGGCAGAGACTGCTTGGTTTTCTTCTGCTTGGCGGGCGAATCGGCACCTTCTTCGCGGTAGTGCGCCGCCAGACTTTCGACGGCACGTACACTCAGTCCCTGCCTGATGATCTCGGCATAGAGGGCAAGCTGATGCTCGGGATCGGGGATACTGAGCAAGGCGCGGGCATGCCCCATATCTATTTTCTTTTGGGTCAGACCTATCTGTATCTCGCCCGGGAGCTTGAGGAGGCGCAGGTAGTTGCTGATCGTGGTGCGCTTCTTGCCCACTCGGGTGCTGAGTTCCTCCTGTGTGAGGTCGTACGTCTCTATGAGCTTCTGGTAGGCCAGAGAGATTTCGATGGCGTTGAGGTCTTCGCGCTGGATGTTTTCGATCAGTGCCATCTCCATCACATGTTCGTCCTCTTCCGTCTTGATGTATGCCGGCAGGGTGGTCATACCGGCCATTCGGGCCGCACGCCAGCGGCGTTCTCCGGAGATGATCATATAGTCGCCGGCGGACTTCTTCAGTAGTGTGATGGGCTGTACCAATCCTATCGAACGGAGCGAAGCGGCCAGTTCTTTCAGGGACTCCTCCTCGAAAGTCCGGCGCGGTTGATCGGGATTGGGGTATATATCGCTGATGGCCACTTCGCTGATGGAAGAAGACCCTATGACCTCCGCATCGAGGAGGGAGTCCAGGCCGCGACCGAGCGTTTTCTTCGTATGCTTCATATGAGAGTCAGGCTCCTTTCTGTTTGTGCTTTTTGATCAGCTCGGCCGCCAGCTGCATATGATTGACCGCTCCGCGGCTATCGGCATCGTACAGCAGTGCCGGAATACCGTGGCTGGGGGCCTCGCTTAGTTTGATGTTGCGCTGGATGACCGTATCGAAGACCAGCTCGCGGAAGTGCTTCTTGACCTCTTCGTATATCTGATTGGCCAGTCGCAGGCGGCTGTCGTACATGGTCAGCAGGAAACCTTCTATCTCCAGTGTGGGATTGAGCTTGCTTTTGATGATACGGATCGTATTGAGCAGCTTGCTGATCCCTTCGAGAGCGAAGTATTCGCACTGCACGGGGATGATGACGGAATGCGCCGCCACGAGGGCGTTGACCGTGATAAGGCCCAGCGAGGGGGAGCAGTCGATGAGGACGTAGTCGTACCGATCGGCTATGCCGCTTAGCAGACGGCGCATCACTTTCTCGCGCTCCGGCAGGTTGAGCATCTCGATCTCTGCACCGACCAGATCGATATGCGAAGGGATAATGTCCAGCCCCTCCACGGGAGTCGGCTGCACAGCTTCGGCCACCGGCAGATTGCACACGAGACATTCGTATACGGTGTTCTGCAGGGAGGCGATGTCCACGCCCAATCCGGAGGAAGCATTGGCTTGCGGATCGGCGTCGACCACCAATACTTTCTTCTCCAAGGTAGCGAGCGAAGCTGCCAGATTGATAGTCGTTGTAGTCTTGCCTACACCGCCTTTCTGATTGGCCAGAGCGATTATTTTACCCATATTTCAAGAATATCAATGCGCCAAAACTACGTATTTTCGATCTACTAACGTGGCACAGACGTGGAACATTGTATTACAACTGTTGAAAACTCCTCTATATTGTTGATAAAGGCTACACTATATATATAGTAGGGAAACGCCCCACGGGAAGGAACGCCCCGGCTCCTTGTCGGAGGGGGAAGGGACGGACGCCATCCCCCCTCTCGCCATGACGGTCAGCCGCGAAGGAAACGCTCCGTAAGGCCGGAGAAAGCGTCGATCCGCCGATCCCGGAAGAACGGCCACCAGCGGCGTACCTGCTCGGTCCGGGAGGGATCTATATCCACTACCTCCACCGCCTCTTCCGTTGCGCTCAGCTCGGCCAGCAGTTCGCCCTGCGGTCCGGCTACGAATCCGGAGCCCCAGAACGTGATGCCACTGGTGCGGCCTGAAGGGTCTGCCTCGTGGCCGACCCTGTTCA
This genomic stretch from Porphyromonas gingivalis ATCC 33277 harbors:
- a CDS encoding DUF5683 domain-containing protein, producing the protein MSGSRWRIVVLFLCLCLSQAAAQSVVPDSIGRPAASAADSAATKLPDTLRVQTLSPPASTASPRDLRTAKAWKPNPTRALLYSALLPGSGQIYNRKYWKLPIVWGAFTGCTYAILWNNKTYTEYRKAYADFMGGDPSQTAWHNFLPYGADPADYVNSEQLKARLKRGTEYYRRNRDLSIIITLGVYFLTMLDAYVDAELFDFNISPDLSFHFSPMVGTDDKSGFFRYGVSCGFTF
- a CDS encoding aminoacyl-histidine dipeptidase; this encodes MSTEIKTLKPQAVWEYFYDLTQIPRPTGQMDEVTKYVFDFGKRLGLETEQDEVGNVIIRKPATPGMENKPIVTLQSHLDMVPQKNSDIDHDFTKDPIDAYIDGEWVKARGTTLGADNGIGVAYAMAAMADPTLKHGPLEALFTINEEVGMDGANGLKPGFSRGDILLNIDSEEEGKLFVGCAGGIDVNVTLEYKEEELVSDEEIGVKISLTGLKGGHSGVDIHLGRANANKLMFRFLKEAVGFYGARLAWVEGGSLRNAIPREAFAVITIQEEEAEAVWELVSDYQDLFRKEFSGIEENIKFEASRIECPRMIIPEEIQDCLINAVEACVNGPQSMLQDFPGTVESSSNLALITAKEGAISVRFLVRSSSESRKMWVASAIESVFSLAGARVEFDASYNGWQPNIRSHILDVMSKVFEEYYGQKPEVQVMHAGLECGIIQGVMPDMDMISVGPELQSPHSPDERIHIESVARTWEVLVKVLERV
- a CDS encoding ParA family protein → MGKIIALANQKGGVGKTTTTINLAASLATLEKKVLVVDADPQANASSGLGVDIASLQNTVYECLVCNLPVAEAVQPTPVEGLDIIPSHIDLVGAEIEMLNLPEREKVMRRLLSGIADRYDYVLIDCSPSLGLITVNALVAAHSVIIPVQCEYFALEGISKLLNTIRIIKSKLNPTLEIEGFLLTMYDSRLRLANQIYEEVKKHFRELVFDTVIQRNIKLSEAPSHGIPALLYDADSRGAVNHMQLAAELIKKHKQKGA
- a CDS encoding ParB/RepB/Spo0J family partition protein, producing the protein MKHTKKTLGRGLDSLLDAEVIGSSSISEVAISDIYPNPDQPRRTFEEESLKELAASLRSIGLVQPITLLKKSAGDYMIISGERRWRAARMAGMTTLPAYIKTEEDEHVMEMALIENIQREDLNAIEISLAYQKLIETYDLTQEELSTRVGKKRTTISNYLRLLKLPGEIQIGLTQKKIDMGHARALLSIPDPEHQLALYAEIIRQGLSVRAVESLAAHYREEGADSPAKQKKTKQSLPEEYRLLTGQLSRFFRTKVKLDCDAKGKGKLTIPFASEEELERIMALLERIR
- the fabD gene encoding ACP S-malonyltransferase; this translates as MKAFVFPGQGAQFVGMGKDLYEQNPEAKAYFEKANEILGFRITDILFNGTAEELKQTKVTQPAIFLHSVILAKTMGEDFRPDMVAGHSLGEFSALVAAGAMTFEDGLRLVSKRAMAMQKACEVRPSTMAAVLGLPDEKVEEICAQVTDEVVVPANYNCPGQIVISGSVEGVDRACELLKEAGAKRALKLAVGGAFHSPLMEPAREELAKAIEETTISQPICPIYQNVTASAVTDPAEIKKNLIAQLTAPVRWTQSVLNMTADGADHFMELGPGNVLQGLVKKITPEATTEGRQ
- a CDS encoding lytic transglycosylase domain-containing protein → MLRMKYCLLPALIAFLAFLPVRSSYAIGRYTPADSTQELRDAARRLLPSSSLDKDLERLLRTWHKGYSTKTKRGERPCVNSDTGPYTSDSVYIRRLSALPSAVPIQFNPAVKQCIKLYTEERRRLVRYMLSLADLYFPQIEETLDRHNLPIELKYLTIVESALNPTAVSPAGAAGIWQFMLATGKIYGLTINSLVDERLDLQKSTEAACRYFKDMYDLYRDWLLCIAAYNCGLGNVNKAIRMSGGKTDFWEIYPYLPRETRNYIPLFIGAYYAMHYHIEHEICAGETGVPLATDTIMLSRQVSFDRIRLLSGVSNDELQLLNPQYKRGIIPGNTQLCRLRLPVAFIKKLDKVRDSLYSPDLEASVSDFPEQGGQHSGGSGRTAIFHNVKQGETLLSIAKRYGTTVAAIKRANGLKSSSVKPGQRLQITKSSASGTKKKSKYSAKRKSRRRK